A single window of Diachasmimorpha longicaudata isolate KC_UGA_2023 chromosome 12, iyDiaLong2, whole genome shotgun sequence DNA harbors:
- the LOC135168218 gene encoding uncharacterized protein LOC135168218 codes for MALEFMVNRVKALVVLLLGVLRRALCCLRRRRRSSCDSIPLAGVGVVPNSSSGRVEQEHWDQWDENPVVIVPDKPVNQIQSKIDQYRQQIAKPEVVEEPQINFFEDMAPRITKQKKVLIRTKSEESGANLSKFAIAAERIPTNNLEVWDDNAATWEDETAEEFGDPTEELRRQKRREREKKLYEQQQRRMEYNFKPPPLGEKIIS; via the exons atggcactggaatttatggTGAATCGGGTGAAGGCACTGGTGGTGCTGCTTCTGGGGGTCTTGAGACGTGCCTTATGCTGTCTCAGAAGGAGGAGGAGATCATCCTGTGATTCCATACCACTCGCAGGAGTCGGAGTCGTGCCTAATTCGAGCAGTGGTCGAGTG GAACAGGAGCATTGGGATCAATGGGACGAGAATCCAGTAGTGATCGTCCCTGACAAACCTGTCAATCAGATCCAGAGCAAAATTGACCAGTACAGGCAACAGATTGCGAAACCTGAAGTAGTGGAGGAACCACAAATCAATTTCTTTGag GATATGGCACCAAGAATAACAAAGCAGAAGAAGGTCCTCATTAGAACTAAGTCAGAGGAGTCTGGAGCTAATCTCTCCAAGTTTGCTATTGCAGCTGAGAGAATTCCAACG AATAATCTCGAAGTGTGGGACGATAACGCGGCGACGTGGGAGGACGAGACTGCGGAGGAATTTGGTGATCCGACTGAGGAGCTCAGGCGACAGAAGCGTCGGgagcgtgaaaaaaaattgtacgagCAGCAACAAAGGCGTATGGAATACAACTTCAAACCACCACCactgggggaaaaaataatctcctga